The Candidatus Poribacteria bacterium DNA segment CGATACGTCTTCATTGGTGTTCTCCTTGTCCTTAATAAAATGATTCGACGGGTTCTTCTATCACATTCGATTAATTCCTCACTCAGCAAAAGAATAACCAATTCCGTAAAACACGTCAAGAAAAATCAGCACATCGTTCACGTGATGCCTCCCAAAGTGCATCCAAAATTGTATGCAAATGAAACATTATCACATTCCATCAGCGTCTTAACGAACGTCTCTTTGAATCATTCGCAAAAATTTGAAGCGATTCGGGGTAGACAACACAAAGGGAATTAAAACATAATGGCAATGTCTGTTTACGCAGGCACAACTTTAAGTGAAGCGGAAAAAATTATCGCAGGTGATTACTCGGTTTTTGATTGGCGGGAGCGCGCCACCTACAGTAGGGTGTATCTCGGTATGAATCCAGCGATTCGGGATGCCGAGAATGCACTTGACAACGACACAGACAAACCCGTTGTTGTCGCATTGCTGCTCAAGGCGGAAAAGATGCTCGTCAAAGATCGGGTCAGGCGTCTCAGTGCGATCAAGTCCGCACGCATTATACCCGATGAGGAACTCCTCAAACGGACAGGCTATCTCTTCGACACCGAAAAATTGATCGGACTTCCCGAAGGTATCGTGATGCGTGCGAGCAACGGTGTTTACATCGTGCAGTGTGATGCGGATCAATATCAATGTTCGCTACGCGGAAAACGAGATGCATTTAGCACAAACCAGCAGGTCTACGTTGGGGATCGCGTCAAAATTCAGGTGATCGATGAAACCCATGGCACGATTGCAGCCGTTATGCGCCGCAAGAGCCAATATAAACGCAGGGGAACACAATCTAAAAGGGTTATCCTTATTCCGAATCTCGATGGACTTGTCATCGTTTCTTCTGTAAAAGAACCGCCGATCTGGCAGCAAATGCTGGACAAATTCCTCGTTATCGCCGAGGCATCAGGCATTGAACCGCTTATCTGTTTGAATAAAATCGACATGCTCGAAAATCGATCAGAAGTGGAGTCGATAGCCACAGTTTACCAAAAAATCGGGTATCGGACACTCCACACGAGTGCAACCACCGGCGAGGGCATCGAGGATTTGAAAGCGTGGATGAAAGGCAAGATTTCGGCATTTACCGGATTATCGGGAGTCGGAAAATCTTCGCTCCTGAATGCCATCCAGCCCAATTTGAAACTGAAAACCAACACAGTGAACCCGAGACGTGGCGGTAGACATACGACCGTTGCAACCCAACTTTACAATTTGGATTT contains these protein-coding regions:
- the rsgA gene encoding ribosome small subunit-dependent GTPase A codes for the protein MAMSVYAGTTLSEAEKIIAGDYSVFDWRERATYSRVYLGMNPAIRDAENALDNDTDKPVVVALLLKAEKMLVKDRVRRLSAIKSARIIPDEELLKRTGYLFDTEKLIGLPEGIVMRASNGVYIVQCDADQYQCSLRGKRDAFSTNQQVYVGDRVKIQVIDETHGTIAAVMRRKSQYKRRGTQSKRVILIPNLDGLVIVSSVKEPPIWQQMLDKFLVIAEASGIEPLICLNKIDMLENRSEVESIATVYQKIGYRTLHTSATTGEGIEDLKAWMKGKISAFTGLSGVGKSSLLNAIQPNLKLKTNTVNPRRGGRHTTVATQLYNLDFGGFIADTPGLRELNFWDIEARLMDRYFPEINSLRERCTKNLCTHTYEEGCRVEDALKKGDISQSRYESYREFRKSN